In Xenorhabdus nematophila ATCC 19061, one DNA window encodes the following:
- a CDS encoding phosphotransferase — MRYSGQVIVTLTESHSLLEMLYQQWPDIPKESWKIRPLPGLTQGSYYITDGTRQMVGRAQTSHRALGVDRQRENRILRRLSPTDIGPKVIVMSGSWLLLDWITGTKIESDTLNQPLLQRLLAQILAILHQHSPLGYPLKFKQQIASQWQQIDRRHLSPRWLRLHKFFMMTKVPTALKIAPAHMDIHPDNLLITEEGLKLIDWEYAADVDIGFSLAILFEGNQWDEIQQQTFLDYYCIQPSGYSDISLLKQQIKRWEPWVRYMMLMWYEVRWQQTRDQQFLSLAHPLRRAFSLT, encoded by the coding sequence GTGAGATACTCTGGTCAGGTCATCGTGACATTAACTGAAAGTCACTCTTTATTGGAGATGTTGTACCAGCAATGGCCTGATATTCCGAAAGAATCCTGGAAAATCAGGCCATTGCCGGGGTTGACGCAAGGAAGTTACTATATTACAGATGGTACGCGCCAGATGGTTGGGCGTGCACAAACATCACATCGCGCACTGGGTGTAGATCGCCAGCGTGAAAATCGTATTTTGCGTCGGTTATCTCCTACAGATATTGGACCTAAAGTGATCGTGATGAGTGGCTCATGGCTACTATTAGATTGGATTACGGGTACAAAAATAGAATCAGATACACTGAACCAACCATTATTACAGCGTTTATTAGCTCAGATCCTCGCTATCTTGCATCAACATTCTCCATTGGGATATCCCCTCAAATTCAAACAGCAAATTGCATCTCAGTGGCAACAAATTGACCGGAGGCACCTTTCTCCCCGTTGGTTACGGTTACATAAATTTTTTATGATGACCAAAGTGCCCACCGCGTTGAAAATTGCGCCTGCCCACATGGATATTCATCCTGATAATCTATTGATCACCGAAGAAGGGTTAAAATTGATTGATTGGGAATATGCTGCTGACGTCGATATTGGTTTTTCATTGGCTATATTATTTGAGGGAAATCAATGGGATGAGATACAGCAGCAAACTTTTTTGGATTATTATTGTATACAGCCATCAGGATATTCAGATATTTCATTGCTGAAGCAGCAGATTAAACGCTGGGAACCGTGGGTTAGGTATATGATGCTGATGTGGTATGAAGTACGCTGGCAGCAAACGAGAGATCAACAATTTTTATCACTGGCGCATCCTCTGCGTCGTGCTTTTTCACTGACATAA
- the lpoB gene encoding penicillin-binding protein activator LpoB: MKRILFVILSTMLLASCVLPEATQQPAPVTPVEPKEKQETTPIEPSEKVLQPPKIQSINWNGIVQPLIEEMAKAHGVETGKVLLVDSVKNNTNGSLRTLKATEAIIDAISNKHIFQIVSRSQIHLARQALGLSTEDSLGLRSKSIGLARYLSADYVLYSVVSSNKGQRDLEMQLMLVKTGEILWSGHRDIN; this comes from the coding sequence ATGAAAAGAATTCTCTTTGTTATATTATCAACAATGCTGTTGGCAAGTTGTGTATTACCAGAAGCAACGCAACAGCCTGCTCCTGTTACTCCCGTAGAACCAAAGGAAAAACAGGAAACGACACCGATAGAACCCTCGGAAAAAGTTCTTCAACCTCCTAAAATACAATCTATTAATTGGAATGGTATCGTTCAGCCATTGATTGAGGAAATGGCTAAGGCTCATGGCGTAGAAACGGGAAAAGTTTTGCTTGTTGATTCTGTCAAAAACAATACTAACGGCTCATTACGAACCCTGAAAGCAACAGAAGCGATTATTGATGCAATCAGTAATAAACACATTTTTCAGATTGTATCAAGATCGCAAATACATCTTGCCCGGCAAGCTTTAGGGTTATCAACGGAAGATAGCTTGGGGTTGCGCAGTAAATCCATTGGGTTGGCACGTTATTTGAGTGCCGACTATGTTCTTTATTCCGTAGTCTCCAGCAATAAAGGCCAACGTGATTTAGAGATGCAGCTGATGTTGGTTAAAACAGGTGAGATACTCTGGTCAGGTCATCGTGACATTAACTGA
- the hinT gene encoding purine nucleoside phosphoramidase: MAEETIFSKIIRREIPADIIYQDDLVTAFRDISPQAPTHILIVPNVLIPTVNDVTTEHELALGRLFTVAAKIAKEEGIAEDGYRLIVNCNRHSGQVVFHIHMHLVGGRPLGPLLME, from the coding sequence ATGGCAGAAGAAACTATTTTTAGCAAAATTATTCGTCGAGAAATTCCTGCTGATATTATTTATCAGGATGATTTGGTAACCGCATTCCGTGATATTTCTCCCCAAGCACCGACCCATATTTTGATTGTACCTAATGTATTGATTCCTACTGTTAATGATGTCACGACTGAGCATGAACTTGCATTGGGTCGCTTATTCACCGTTGCGGCGAAAATTGCAAAAGAGGAAGGTATTGCAGAAGATGGTTACCGTTTAATTGTGAACTGCAATCGTCATTCAGGGCAAGTTGTGTTCCATATCCATATGCATTTGGTGGGTGGACGCCCATTGGGTCCTCTGTTGATGGAATAA
- a CDS encoding metal-dependent hydrolase, with amino-acid sequence MFLVDSHCHLDCLDYETLHKSVDDVVAKAAERDVKYMLAVATTLPGFQQMKSLIGKRENVAYSCGIHPLNLDEGYDFEELARLSADEDVIAMGETGLDYYYQRENAELQRTAFREHIRIGSELNKPVIVHTRDARDDTLMILREENVQKCGGVLHCFTEDKETARALLDLGFYISFSGIVTFRNAEQIREAARFVPLDRILVETDSPYLAPVPHRGKQNQPAYVRDVAEYMAVLKGVSLGELAQITTKNFCKLFHVDIAEN; translated from the coding sequence ATGTTTTTAGTTGATTCGCATTGTCACCTCGATTGCCTTGATTATGAAACACTACACAAAAGTGTAGATGATGTTGTAGCAAAAGCGGCAGAACGGGATGTGAAGTATATGCTGGCTGTGGCGACGACATTACCTGGTTTCCAACAAATGAAAAGCCTGATTGGTAAGCGAGAAAATGTAGCCTATTCTTGTGGTATTCATCCGTTGAATCTGGATGAAGGTTATGATTTTGAAGAATTAGCTCGATTGTCTGCTGATGAAGATGTCATTGCAATGGGTGAAACAGGGCTAGATTATTATTATCAGAGAGAAAATGCTGAACTCCAGCGAACTGCATTTCGTGAACATATCCGAATTGGCAGCGAATTAAACAAACCTGTGATCGTACATACCCGCGATGCAAGGGATGACACGCTGATGATTTTACGGGAAGAAAATGTGCAAAAGTGTGGCGGAGTTTTGCACTGTTTCACAGAAGATAAAGAAACAGCCAGAGCTTTGTTGGATTTGGGTTTTTATATTTCTTTTTCTGGTATCGTCACCTTTCGTAATGCAGAGCAGATTCGTGAAGCGGCAAGATTTGTTCCACTCGACCGAATTCTGGTAGAAACTGATTCACCTTATTTAGCCCCTGTTCCTCATCGCGGCAAACAGAATCAACCGGCTTATGTTCGTGATGTTGCTGAATATATGGCAGTTTTGAAAGGGGTTAGCCTCGGTGAACTGGCTCAAATAACGACAAAAAACTTTTGTAAACTGTTTCATGTTGATATTGCTGAAAACTAA
- the holB gene encoding DNA polymerase III subunit delta' yields MNWYPWLNHAYRQLVESHQQGRGHHAILLHAHEGTGAGALLYGLSRWLMCQDKQGMKSCGKCHGCHLMLAETHSDWHVLAPEKGKNSIGVDTVRQLSEKLYEYSQQGGAKIVWLPSAELLTDAASNALLKTLEEPPQNTYFLLQCQHPANLLATLRSRCFYYFLPAPENTMGLYWLQNQLPAIASLDAQTALKLSQGAPLAAERLLQADKWQQRNSLCQAIAQVLDKYDTLSLLPLLNCDDVQQSLHWLISLLSDAVKWRQQAQNYCVNQDQQVLIHRLAATQNMEKLLSTVDDWIRCRHQLLSVVGINRELLLTEQLLNWEKQLCSTQ; encoded by the coding sequence ATGAATTGGTATCCGTGGCTCAATCATGCGTACCGTCAGTTAGTTGAGTCTCATCAACAAGGGCGCGGACATCATGCTATTTTGCTTCATGCTCACGAAGGAACGGGGGCTGGGGCATTGTTATACGGATTGAGTCGCTGGCTGATGTGTCAGGATAAACAGGGGATGAAAAGCTGTGGCAAATGTCATGGTTGTCACTTGATGTTGGCAGAAACGCATTCTGACTGGCATGTCCTTGCCCCTGAAAAAGGGAAAAATTCCATTGGTGTGGATACTGTGCGTCAGCTCAGTGAAAAACTCTACGAATACTCTCAGCAAGGCGGGGCAAAAATTGTCTGGCTGCCATCCGCTGAATTACTGACTGATGCCGCTTCCAATGCTTTGTTAAAAACATTGGAGGAACCGCCCCAAAATACTTATTTTTTGTTGCAATGCCAGCATCCTGCAAATTTATTGGCCACATTACGTAGTCGTTGTTTCTACTATTTTCTTCCTGCACCTGAAAACACGATGGGGTTGTATTGGTTGCAGAATCAGCTTCCAGCCATAGCATCATTGGATGCACAAACTGCATTAAAACTCTCTCAGGGAGCACCATTGGCAGCGGAGCGATTACTTCAGGCTGATAAATGGCAGCAGAGAAACTCGCTTTGTCAGGCAATTGCACAGGTACTGGATAAATATGATACTCTTTCACTTTTACCCCTGTTGAACTGTGATGATGTCCAGCAATCTTTGCATTGGTTAATCAGTTTATTATCTGATGCAGTGAAATGGCGGCAACAGGCACAGAATTACTGTGTTAACCAAGATCAGCAGGTTTTGATTCATCGTCTTGCCGCTACACAAAATATGGAAAAATTATTAAGTACAGTTGATGATTGGATACGCTGCCGCCATCAATTATTATCCGTAGTGGGCATCAATCGAGAGTTGTTATTGACAGAACAATTACTCAATTGGGAAAAACAACTTTGTTCCACGCAGTAA
- the tmk gene encoding dTMP kinase — translation MNSKFIVIEGLEGAGKTTAIQTVAETLKQYGISDLIFTREPGGTPLAEKLRQLIKQGIEGERLTDKAEVLMIYAARVQLVENVIKPALSKGTWVVGDRHDLSSQAYQGGGRGIDQNLMASLRDSALGCFYPDLTIYLDLPPEVGLERARERGELDRIEKESLDFFHRTRARYLELVAANDSIKKIDATQSLEKVRADIRHTLLQWLQEQ, via the coding sequence ATGAACAGCAAATTTATTGTAATTGAAGGGCTTGAGGGCGCGGGAAAAACAACAGCAATTCAAACAGTGGCTGAAACATTGAAACAATACGGTATTTCTGACTTGATTTTTACCCGTGAACCGGGTGGAACACCATTAGCAGAAAAACTACGCCAGTTGATTAAACAGGGTATTGAAGGTGAAAGACTGACAGATAAAGCAGAAGTATTGATGATATATGCTGCCAGAGTTCAATTGGTGGAAAATGTTATCAAACCCGCCTTGTCAAAAGGAACTTGGGTAGTCGGGGATCGCCATGACCTCTCTTCTCAGGCATATCAGGGCGGTGGACGAGGCATTGACCAAAATCTGATGGCATCATTGCGTGATTCTGCATTAGGTTGTTTTTATCCAGATTTGACCATTTATCTTGATTTACCCCCCGAAGTGGGTTTAGAACGTGCTCGTGAGCGTGGTGAATTGGATCGCATTGAAAAAGAATCTTTGGATTTCTTTCATCGTACTCGTGCAAGATATCTTGAATTGGTGGCGGCAAATGACAGTATTAAAAAGATTGACGCAACACAGTCACTAGAGAAAGTTCGGGCTGATATTCGTCATACTTTGTTACAGTGGCTACAAGAACAATAG
- the mltG gene encoding endolytic transglycosylase MltG, with amino-acid sequence MKLKKRVLLLPGLIIAIVVIGLFSFLKKIENVADQDINLNQELIFTVPAGTGRVGLETLLIQNKLIEDNQLLPWVFRLNPELINFKAGTYRLQKGMSLKTVLQLFASGKEVQFVIRFVEGDRLSDWSKILRNAPYLKHEAESKTPQELTDAMGIKARDSLEGWLYPDTYLYTAGTTDIELLKRAHNKMKMVLEQEWKTRAKNLPYKDAYDMLIMASIIEKETAIESERTKVASVFVNRLRLRMRLQTDPTVIYGLGDKYTGTIFRSHLTTLTPYNTYMIDGLPPTPIAMPSHASIKAAAHPAATEYLYFVANGDGGHTFTTNLVAHNRAVSLYRQRLKQDK; translated from the coding sequence ATGAAACTAAAAAAGCGCGTTCTCCTTCTCCCCGGATTGATTATTGCAATCGTCGTGATCGGGCTTTTTTCTTTTTTGAAGAAAATAGAAAACGTTGCTGATCAGGATATTAATCTTAATCAAGAACTCATATTTACAGTACCGGCAGGAACTGGGCGTGTTGGTTTAGAAACCTTACTTATTCAGAATAAATTAATTGAAGATAATCAACTGCTTCCCTGGGTATTTCGATTAAATCCTGAGCTGATTAACTTTAAGGCAGGCACTTATCGTTTGCAGAAAGGTATGTCTTTGAAGACGGTTTTGCAATTGTTTGCCAGTGGTAAAGAAGTGCAATTTGTCATCCGCTTTGTAGAAGGAGACCGCCTTTCGGATTGGTCAAAAATTTTACGAAATGCGCCATACTTAAAACACGAAGCAGAGAGTAAGACTCCACAAGAATTGACTGATGCCATGGGTATAAAAGCGAGAGATTCTTTGGAAGGCTGGCTCTATCCTGATACTTATTTGTATACCGCAGGTACGACTGATATTGAGTTACTTAAGCGTGCTCATAACAAAATGAAAATGGTGTTGGAGCAGGAATGGAAAACTCGCGCGAAAAATCTACCGTATAAGGATGCGTATGACATGTTAATCATGGCATCCATTATTGAAAAAGAGACAGCAATCGAATCTGAACGTACCAAAGTGGCCTCTGTGTTCGTAAATCGTTTACGATTAAGAATGCGATTGCAAACAGATCCAACGGTTATTTATGGATTGGGAGATAAATATACGGGAACCATTTTTCGCAGTCATCTCACCACGTTGACACCGTACAATACTTATATGATTGATGGATTGCCGCCAACCCCAATTGCCATGCCAAGCCACGCTTCAATTAAGGCGGCAGCTCACCCGGCTGCCACAGAGTATTTATATTTTGTAGCGAATGGTGATGGCGGGCACACATTCACCACCAATTTGGTAGCACACAATAGGGCGGTAAGTCTTTATCGCCAGAGGTTGAAGCAGGATAAATGA
- the pabC gene encoding aminodeoxychorismate lyase, translating into MTYWINGNQSDHLPVNDRAVQFGDGCFTTIRIEQGQPALLSLHIRRLQKSVEKLLMPASDWTQLENHIKQVVQECESGVLKVILSRGAGNRGYSIDGAIEPTEILSLNPYPEHYIVQRQKGVSLALSPISMGINPYLAGIKHLNRLEQVLIKHFIDKSKADEALVLDSDGLLVECCSANIFWRKGKNVYTPDLSQCGVDGVMRQKIIELLAESDYNLSCVMRYPEVLAHADEVIICNSLMPVMPVTEIQAHKNQPSWKYQSRELHEYLLPECLRR; encoded by the coding sequence ATGACGTATTGGATTAATGGTAATCAAAGCGATCACTTACCGGTGAATGATCGTGCAGTGCAATTTGGTGATGGTTGTTTTACCACAATAAGAATCGAACAAGGACAGCCAGCCTTATTGTCTTTACATATAAGACGGTTACAAAAAAGTGTTGAAAAATTGCTTATGCCTGCATCGGATTGGACACAACTTGAGAACCATATTAAACAGGTAGTGCAAGAGTGTGAATCGGGTGTTTTAAAAGTCATTCTCTCCAGAGGGGCGGGAAACCGAGGCTATAGTATTGATGGTGCAATTGAACCCACCGAGATTTTATCTCTGAATCCATATCCTGAACATTATATCGTCCAGCGCCAGAAAGGCGTTTCATTGGCTCTTAGCCCCATTTCTATGGGAATTAATCCTTATCTGGCAGGGATCAAACACTTGAACCGTTTGGAGCAGGTTTTGATCAAACATTTCATTGATAAATCCAAAGCTGATGAAGCATTAGTGCTTGATAGTGATGGTTTATTGGTTGAATGTTGCTCTGCCAATATATTTTGGCGAAAAGGAAAAAATGTTTATACACCTGATCTGAGCCAGTGTGGTGTAGACGGAGTTATGCGGCAGAAGATAATCGAGTTATTGGCAGAAAGTGATTATAACTTGTCATGTGTTATGCGTTATCCTGAAGTATTGGCTCATGCTGATGAAGTGATTATTTGCAATTCTCTGATGCCTGTTATGCCAGTGACTGAAATACAAGCACATAAAAATCAACCTTCCTGGAAATATCAATCAAGAGAACTGCATGAGTATTTATTACCTGAATGCTTAAGGCGTTAA
- the fabF gene encoding beta-ketoacyl-ACP synthase II: MSKRRVVVTGLGMLSPVGNAVESSWNAVCAGQSGIGLIEHFDTSNHATKFAGVVKNFNHEDFNVSRKDARKMDLFIQYGIAAGIQAIEDAGIEVTETNANRFGAAIGSGIGGLGLIEENHSTLLSAGPRKVSPFFVPSTIINMVAGHLSILYGLRGPSISIATACTSGVHNIGHAARIIAYNDADIMLAGGAEKASTEFGVAGFGAARALSTRNDDPQGASRPWDKDRDGFVLGDGAGVLVLEEYEHAKKRGAKIYAEIVGFGMSSDAYHMTSPPEDGVGAALAMVNALKDAGISPEQVGYINAHGTSTPAGDLAEARAVESVFGKDTKVLVSSTKSMTGHLLGAAGAVESIFTILSLRDQIVPPTINLENQDENCHLDLVPGEARKVEGIEYALCNSFGFGGTNGSLIFRKI, translated from the coding sequence GTGTCTAAGCGTCGAGTAGTCGTGACCGGACTAGGCATGTTATCTCCTGTCGGCAATGCAGTAGAATCATCTTGGAATGCTGTTTGTGCAGGACAGAGTGGTATCGGCCTTATCGAACATTTTGACACCTCTAACCATGCAACTAAATTTGCTGGTGTGGTGAAGAATTTTAATCATGAAGATTTCAATGTTTCGCGTAAAGATGCACGGAAAATGGATCTCTTCATTCAATATGGAATTGCTGCTGGCATACAAGCGATTGAAGATGCAGGAATCGAAGTAACAGAAACCAATGCTAACCGCTTTGGTGCTGCTATTGGCTCTGGTATTGGTGGTTTGGGTCTAATTGAAGAAAACCACAGTACATTGCTTTCGGCGGGGCCTCGCAAGGTCAGCCCGTTCTTTGTACCTTCAACCATCATCAATATGGTGGCAGGCCATTTGAGCATACTTTATGGTCTCCGTGGCCCGAGTATTTCGATTGCAACAGCTTGTACTTCTGGTGTACATAATATTGGTCATGCAGCGCGCATCATTGCCTATAATGATGCTGACATTATGCTGGCTGGTGGTGCCGAGAAAGCCAGCACAGAATTTGGTGTTGCCGGATTTGGTGCAGCACGTGCATTGTCAACCCGGAACGATGATCCGCAAGGAGCTAGCCGTCCTTGGGATAAAGACCGTGATGGTTTTGTTCTGGGTGATGGAGCGGGTGTTCTCGTTCTTGAAGAATACGAACATGCTAAAAAGCGTGGTGCAAAAATCTATGCTGAAATTGTTGGTTTTGGCATGAGCAGCGATGCTTACCATATGACATCACCTCCTGAAGATGGAGTAGGTGCTGCTTTGGCAATGGTGAATGCCCTGAAAGATGCGGGTATTTCACCAGAGCAAGTGGGTTACATTAATGCTCATGGTACTTCAACACCAGCAGGTGATCTTGCAGAAGCCCGTGCAGTTGAATCTGTTTTTGGTAAAGACACTAAAGTATTAGTGAGCTCAACTAAATCCATGACAGGTCACTTGTTGGGCGCAGCAGGGGCAGTTGAATCTATTTTCACTATTCTTTCTCTGCGTGATCAGATTGTTCCTCCAACTATTAATCTGGAAAATCAGGATGAAAACTGTCATTTGGATTTAGTTCCAGGTGAAGCACGTAAAGTTGAAGGCATAGAGTACGCATTGTGTAACTCTTTCGGTTTTGGTGGCACGAACGGGTCATTGATTTTCCGTAAGATCTAA
- the acpP gene encoding acyl carrier protein, with protein sequence MSTIDERVKKIIVEQLGVKEEEVVNSASFVDDLGADSLDTVELVMALEEEFDIEIPDEEAEKITTVQAAIDYVENAGK encoded by the coding sequence ATGAGCACTATCGACGAACGCGTTAAGAAAATCATCGTTGAACAACTGGGTGTTAAAGAGGAAGAAGTTGTAAATTCAGCTTCATTTGTTGATGACTTGGGCGCTGATTCTCTTGACACAGTTGAACTGGTAATGGCTCTGGAAGAAGAGTTCGATATCGAGATCCCAGACGAAGAAGCTGAGAAAATCACAACAGTTCAGGCTGCTATTGACTACGTTGAAAACGCAGGTAAATAA
- the fabG gene encoding 3-oxoacyl-ACP reductase FabG → MSFDGKIALVTGASRGIGRAIAELLSERGACVIGTATSEKGAEAISTYLGDKGKGFVLNVTDSESIENVLSNIRAEFGEIDILVNNAGITRDNLLMRMKDDEWQDIVDTNLSSIFRLSKAVMRSMMKKRYGRIISIGSVVGTMGNAGQTNYTAAKAGVIGFSKSLAREIASRGITVNVVAPGFIETDMTKALTDEQRASISAGIPANRLGDAKEIASAVAFLASDEAAYITGETLHVNGGMYMI, encoded by the coding sequence ATGAGCTTTGATGGAAAAATTGCCCTGGTCACGGGTGCTAGCCGTGGTATAGGTCGCGCGATTGCAGAATTATTGTCTGAACGTGGTGCATGTGTTATTGGCACTGCAACCAGTGAAAAGGGAGCCGAAGCAATCAGCACCTATCTTGGTGATAAAGGCAAAGGTTTTGTACTGAATGTCACAGATTCAGAATCTATTGAAAATGTACTATCGAATATTCGTGCTGAATTTGGTGAAATAGACATTTTAGTTAATAATGCAGGCATCACTCGTGATAACTTGTTGATGCGCATGAAAGATGATGAGTGGCAAGATATTGTTGACACTAATCTTTCTTCGATTTTTCGTCTGTCAAAAGCAGTAATGCGCTCTATGATGAAAAAACGTTATGGACGTATTATTTCCATTGGCTCTGTTGTTGGAACGATGGGAAATGCAGGGCAGACGAATTACACGGCAGCGAAAGCAGGAGTTATTGGTTTTAGTAAATCATTGGCTCGTGAAATCGCATCTCGTGGCATTACCGTCAACGTTGTTGCACCTGGTTTTATTGAAACCGATATGACCAAAGCGTTGACTGACGAACAACGTGCAAGTATTTCCGCTGGAATTCCTGCAAATCGTCTGGGTGATGCAAAAGAAATTGCCAGTGCTGTAGCGTTTCTTGCTTCTGATGAGGCCGCTTACATTACGGGTGAAACATTGCATGTCAATGGTGGCATGTACATGATCTAA
- the fabD gene encoding ACP S-malonyltransferase, with amino-acid sequence MSDFAMVFPGQGSQSLGMLADLATEFPLVEQTFAEASAVLGYDLWRLVQQGPVEELNKTWKTQPALLAASVSIWRVWQEKGGKAPSMMAGHSLGEYSALVCAGVIEFQEAIKLVELRGKLMQDAVPEGQGAMYAIIGLDNESIVKACEESAQGQIVSPVNFNSPGQVVIAGEKEAVERAGAACKAAGAKRVLPLAVSVPSHCALMKSAANQLSAALQEIAFNQPQFPVVNNVDAKVEMSADAIRDALIRQLYNPVRWTESVEYIAEQGIKQLLEIGPGKVLTGLTKRIVDTLSATAVNDVSSLTVTLSK; translated from the coding sequence ATGTCTGATTTTGCAATGGTATTTCCCGGTCAAGGTTCTCAGTCTTTGGGGATGTTGGCAGATTTAGCTACAGAATTCCCTCTGGTTGAGCAGACTTTCGCAGAGGCTTCCGCGGTTTTAGGGTATGATTTATGGAGATTAGTTCAGCAAGGGCCTGTAGAAGAACTGAACAAAACGTGGAAAACCCAACCTGCTTTACTGGCAGCTTCAGTCTCCATTTGGCGTGTATGGCAAGAAAAAGGCGGTAAAGCGCCTTCCATGATGGCTGGCCATAGCCTTGGTGAATATTCGGCATTAGTTTGTGCTGGTGTGATTGAATTCCAAGAGGCAATTAAACTCGTTGAATTACGCGGTAAGTTGATGCAGGATGCTGTGCCAGAAGGGCAGGGAGCGATGTATGCCATTATCGGTTTAGATAATGAATCCATTGTAAAGGCATGTGAAGAATCAGCACAGGGTCAAATTGTTTCACCGGTTAACTTTAACTCACCCGGACAAGTGGTGATTGCAGGTGAAAAAGAAGCAGTAGAGCGTGCAGGAGCGGCATGTAAAGCTGCTGGTGCAAAACGTGTGCTGCCTTTGGCTGTCAGTGTACCTTCACATTGCGCACTTATGAAATCTGCTGCTAATCAACTGTCGGCCGCATTGCAAGAAATTGCGTTTAACCAGCCACAATTCCCTGTTGTCAATAATGTCGATGCAAAAGTAGAAATGTCTGCTGATGCTATTCGCGATGCGTTGATTCGTCAGTTGTATAATCCTGTGCGCTGGACAGAATCAGTTGAATATATTGCTGAGCAAGGCATAAAACAACTATTAGAAATCGGACCAGGCAAGGTATTAACTGGTTTAACTAAACGAATTGTTGATACTTTAAGTGCTACAGCAGTAAATGATGTATCATCACTCACAGTTACTCTGAGTAAATGA
- a CDS encoding beta-ketoacyl-ACP synthase III, producing the protein MYTKILGTGSYLPAQVRTNADLEKMVETSDEWIVTRTGIRERRIAAEDEDVAVLGFKAAEKAIEMAGIDKTQIDLIVVATTSSTHAFPSAACQIQQFLGIPGVAAFDVAAACAGFTYALSVADKFIKTGAAKHVLVIGSDIISRVVDPEDRSTVILFGDGAGAMVVGASEEPGILSTHLHADGRYGDLLSLAHQGRVKFDAPKYVTMAGNDVFKVAVRELANIVDETLEANNLAHSELDWLVPHQANLRIITATARKLDMTMDKVVVTLDRHGNTSAASVPTAFDEAVRDGRIQRGQLILLEAFGGGFTWGSALVRF; encoded by the coding sequence ATGTATACAAAAATCTTAGGTACGGGCAGTTACCTGCCTGCACAGGTGCGTACTAACGCAGATTTGGAGAAAATGGTAGAGACGTCTGACGAGTGGATTGTGACTCGGACAGGCATTCGTGAACGTCGTATTGCTGCTGAAGATGAAGATGTTGCCGTTTTAGGTTTTAAAGCTGCGGAAAAAGCCATCGAAATGGCGGGCATCGATAAAACACAAATAGATTTAATTGTCGTTGCAACAACAAGTTCAACCCATGCTTTTCCGAGTGCGGCTTGTCAGATTCAGCAATTCTTGGGCATTCCGGGTGTTGCCGCCTTTGATGTGGCAGCAGCGTGTGCAGGTTTTACTTATGCGTTAAGTGTTGCAGATAAATTTATAAAAACGGGTGCAGCTAAACATGTATTGGTGATCGGCTCTGATATTATTTCAAGAGTCGTGGATCCTGAAGATCGCAGTACAGTTATTCTTTTTGGTGATGGTGCTGGAGCAATGGTGGTCGGCGCTTCAGAAGAACCTGGCATTCTATCTACTCATTTACACGCTGATGGCCGTTATGGTGACTTGTTATCACTGGCTCATCAGGGCCGTGTGAAGTTTGATGCACCAAAATACGTTACGATGGCTGGCAATGACGTGTTTAAGGTCGCTGTTCGTGAATTGGCCAATATCGTTGACGAAACGCTGGAAGCTAATAACTTGGCTCACTCTGAGCTGGATTGGTTGGTGCCTCATCAGGCAAATCTGCGTATCATTACGGCAACAGCCAGAAAATTGGATATGACCATGGATAAAGTTGTTGTGACGCTGGATCGCCATGGCAACACGTCAGCGGCATCTGTTCCGACAGCATTTGATGAAGCGGTTCGCGATGGAAGAATTCAACGCGGTCAACTTATTTTACTTGAAGCATTTGGCGGTGGCTTTACCTGGGGTTCAGCGCTAGTACGTTTTTAA